CCTTTTAAAATGATCCGTTCCCGCTTATGCCGTGGATTCGATACGGGAATCGCCGACAGCAGCGTCTGGGTATACGGATGAAGCGGGTTGGAGAAGATCTTCTCGGTATTGCCGATCTCCGCCATGCGACCAAGGTACATGACCGCGAGGCGGTTCGTCAGGTGACGGACAACGCTCAGATCGTGAGAGATAAAGAGATACGTCAGCTGGAATTCCTCCTGCAGGTCCTTTAAGAGATTGAGGATCTGCGCCTGAATGGAAACGTCGAGAGCGGCGACGGGTTCGTCGGCAATGATCAGTTTCGGATTCAGGATCAGCGCCCGGGCAATCCCGATTCGCTGGCGCTGTCCGCCAGAAAATTCGTGGGCGTAGCGGTAGGCGTAGTTGCGGTTCAGGCCGACGACGTCGAGCATAGCATTGATCTTTTCAAGTCGCTCCTGGCGGTTCTTGACGCCATGAGCCTTCAGCGGCTCGGCGAGAATATCTTCCACGGTCAGGCGCGGGTTCAAAGAAGAATAAGGGTCCTGAAAGACCATTTGCATGTCCCGACGTTTTTTGCGGAGGTCGTTACGGCTTAAGCCCGCGAGATTCTCGCCTTGAAAGAGGACGTCTCCTTCCGTTGGCGGAATAAGCTGGCTGATGCCCCGGCCGGTCGTGCTTTTGCCGCAGCCGGACTCGCCGACAAGGCCGAGGGTTTCCCCTTCCTGGATCTGAAAGGAGATGCCGTCGACGGCCTTGACCTGCGTGATTTCTTTTTTGAACAGGCCCCGTTTCTTCTCAAAGTAAATCTTCAAATCCTTTACGTCAAGAAGCGGTGTTTCTTCAGGACTGGCCATGGTGCATCGCCTCCTGTTCTTCTGAATGGAGCCAGCAGCGGCACTGGTGGGTGTCACTGACGGCGATAAGGGGCGGATTTTCCTCCGCACAGCGCTCGAACGCTTCCGGACAGCGGTCGCGGAACCGGCATCCCTGGGTGATGCTCCCTGGCTGAGGCACCTGACCCGGTATCGCTTCAAGGCGGTCGATTTTCTCTTCGACGTTCGGGATGGAGCCGAGGAGGCCGAGGGTATACGGATGCTTCGGATCGTTAAAGAGGGTATCCACATCCGTCGTCTCGACGACCTGGCCTGCGTACATGACGACGACCCGGTCACACATCTCAGCGACGACGCCGAGGTCGTGGGTGATGAACATGATCGACGTGTCGGTGCGTTCCTTCAGGTCCTGCATCAGATCAAGGATCTGGGCCTGAATCGTCACGTCCAGGGCCGTCGTCGGTTCATCGGCAATGAGGAGCTTCGGCTGGCAGGCGAGACCAATGGCGATCATCACCCGCTGTCGCATGCCGCCGGAGAGCTCGTAGGGAAAGCTCGTATAGATCTTCTCGGCTCTCGGTATTCCGACCATTTTCAGCATCTCAATGGAGCGTTTTCGTGCTTGCACGGTGGAGATGTTGTTGTGCAGGAGGAGGACTTCATCGATCTGCCGGCCGATGGAAAAGACCGGGTTCAGTGACGTCATCGGTTCCTGAAAGATCATGGAGATGATGTTGCCGCGGATCTGACGCATTTTCTTTTCCGGGAGACCGAGGAGATTCTCTCCTTCAAAGAGGATCGCGCCACCGGCGATTTTCCCGGGCGGTGAGGGGATGAGGCGCATGATCGAAAGTGATGTGACACTCTTGCCGCAGCCCGATTCCCCGACGATACCGAGGGTCTCTCCTTTATTGATATGAAAGGACACCCCATCGACGACGGCGGTCTCTTTGCCGTCGCTTGAGAAGGTGACTTCGAGGTTCTGTACGTTAAGCAGTGGCTCACTCATGGGGTTCACTCCTTCAGCTTCGGATCGAGGGCATCCCGGAGCCCGTCACCGAAAATATTAAAACTCAGTACGGTAATCACGATGGCCAGTCCCGGGAAGAACGTGGCGTGAAAAATCGTACTCGAATTGTCTTTCGCAGCACTCAGCATCGAGCCCCATTCCGGTGCGGTGATGTCTCCGCCAAGGCCGAGGAAACTGAGGGCCGCGCCGATGAGGATGGCGACCCCGATCCGCATCGTCAGGTAGACCATGACGACGGAAAGGGTCCCGGGGAAAATATGCCGGAAGATGATGACGCTGTTTCGTACGCCGATAGAGCGGGCCGCCTCCACGTAGGTGGATTCTTTTAACGACAGGGTCGATCCGCGGACGATGCGGACGAAAACCGGTATCGTGAAGACGGCAACGGCAATGATGATATTCGTGATGCCCGCCCCTAAAAAGGCGATGACGGCAATGGCAAGGAGAATCCCCGGGAATGCGAGGAGAATATCCGTCATCCTGGTAATCAGGCTGTCGAGCCAGCCGCCGTAGTAGCCGGCAAGAAGACCGAGGATGGTCCCGACGACGGTTCCGATGGCGACGGAGACAAAACCGATCAAAAGCGTCTCCTGCGTACCGTGAATGACGCGGCTGAAGATATCGCGGTTCTGATGGTCGGTGCCGAAGAGATGCATCGCCGACGGTTCCTGGTGCTTGTAGGCATCGACGAGTTCGACGACGGCATTGTCCATCTCAATGGACGTGACAATCGGTTCGGTACCGGTGTTTCCGATATCGAACTGAATGGCTGCACTGATGTCACCGGCAACGAGCTGCACGACGCCTTCCCCTTCTTCGATGAAGGTGACCTGTCCATCTTCATCGACGGTGAGGGTCTCTTCCGTCTGACTCACGAATCGGAACGGCTGATCATCATCGGCATCCACGCTGCCGGTCTGAAAGCCGGAATCGTCTTCCTCTTCTTCCTCGCCGTAGGTTTCGTTTACATAGTCCCTTACGGCGTCGAGTCCTGTGAGCTCGGAGCCGTCAGTGAAGCGGGCAATGACATCGATTGTCGCGGTCTGACCTGGCGATGGATTCTCGGTGTCCGCAGTCAGATGGAGCGAAGAAAGGGCAGGGGTGTCGTCGACGGGGAATTCCCCTTCAACGAGCACTTGGACCGCCGAACGGACAGGGCCACTCTCGACAAACACGAGGGTGCTGCCGTTGGCGTTTGCGGTGACCTGAATACCGGACTGGGTCCGTCTGACAGCGGCTACCCGGCGTTCTTCCGTTTCACCGGTCAGCTCCTGGAGTTCATTCTCCGACTGACTGGTGCCGTCACTGAGTGATGCGGTGAATAAGAGCCGCTCGCTGGTAATATTCTGAATATCGATCCCCATTTCCGGATACTGGGCCGTCACCGGCCGGTGCGGATCGTAAGGGGAGAAGTGGGAACCGAAAAGCCCGACCATCATGATGAACATGACGACGAAAAAGGCAAAAACGGCGAGCCGTTGTTTCAAAAACTTACGCAAAAAGATGCGAAAGGGCGAATTTTTCTTCGTGGGATGAGCCATCCGTCACCCTCCTTTCAACAAGTGTATATCCGTAATCAGTCATAGCGGATTTGGGGGTTCAAAAAGCCGTAGCTGATGTCGACGAGAAGATTGATCATCAGGAACTGAAAGGAAAACAACAGAATCAGCGCCTGAACAACGGGGTAATCCCTTGTGAGGATCCCATCAATCAGGTAGGAGCCTAGTCCGGGCCAGGCGAAGACCTGTTCCACGACGACGGCGCCGCCAATCAAAAAGCCAAACTGCAGCCCGGCCATCGTCACAACCGGAATGAGAGCATTCCTCAAAACGTGGCTCCAGATGACAACCCGTTCCTTCTGCCCTTTCGCCCGGGCAGTCCGGACGAAATCTTCCCGAAGCACTTCAAGGACGCTCGAGCGGGTGAAACGAACAATCGTCGCCGCAACACCGAACCCGAGGGTCAGGGACGGGAGGATAATGTGCAGCCAGGTTCCGCTGCCGCTTGTCGGGAACCAGCCTAGGGAGACAGCGAAGACTTGCATCATCATCAGCCCGAACCAGAACTCAGGGATACTGAGAGCGGTGATGGTGGAGACCATCCCGATCCGGTCGAGGAGCGAGTTCCTCTTGGTGGCGGAAATGATGCCGACCGTGACGCCGATAAGAATGGCCCAGAACATGCTTAACATGGTAAGGGCGAACGTGTAGCCGAAGCGGCGGATCACTTCTTCAGAGACATCGGAGCGTGTCCGGTAGGACTGGCCGAAGTCCTGTTCAATGACGATGTCATACATATACCTGCCGTACTGCACGTACAGCGGATCATTAAACCCTTCACGTTCACGCATCAGTTCATACGTCTCCTGATCAATTTCAGCGCCGTACATGATCCGGATCGGATCACCGGGTGTGAGATGCACAAACAAAAAGGCAATGATGGTCACGACGAGCAGAATGGGAATCATCCCGAGCACGCGCCGAAGGACAAATTGAAGCACGGGGACCGCCTCCTTTCAAGAGAATCATAAATCGTATGTAAGGGGGACCCTGCCTCTAGGCAGGGTCAAAAAAGAGATGTTGCCGTCCGGGATTAACGGAATTCGGCAAGGTTCATCTGAACGGCACCTGAAGGCAGGATGTAAATGCCGTGCAGGTCTTCGGATTTCGCAATGATCGCATCCGGGATATGCAAGAAGACCCATGGGGCATCCTGATAGATCTTTTCCTGAATATCGGCATAAATCGACAGGGCTTCCTCTTCATCCGGTGTGCTGATCGCTTCATCAAACATCGCATCAAGCTCTTCGTTGATATAAAAACCGGAGTTATTGAAGTTCGGCGGTACACGGTCAGAGGCGAAGTTTGGACGGAGTCCGTAGTCTGCTTCCCCTGTGCCCGGTGACCAGCGTCCGATCCAGAGATCCGTGCCTTCACCGGCATCGAGCATGTCAAAGAGTGTACCCGCTTCGAACGGCTCGACATTGACGCTGATGCCGATCTCCTCAAGCTGAATGGCCACATATTCGGCGACGGTAATAAATTCAGTGTTGTTTCGTGTCCACAGTGTCGCTTCAAAGCCGCCGGCCTGATCAGAGCCTTCGAGAAGTTCTTCCGCCAGGGCGACGTCGTACTCATAAATCGGCTGTTCGGCATAGCCGTAAACATTCGGTGCAATGGCGGAGTCGGCGACGATGCCGTAGCCGTCAAGGACCTGTGCGATGAGACCGTCTTTATCCACGGCGTGGTTCATCGCCTGGCGGACGGCGAGGTCCTGGTACTTCTCCTGCTCGAAGTTCATGCCGATATAGAAGAGATCCGTCGTTGGACCGGTGTACAGGTCGATGCCTTCTTCCTGTTCAAGCTCCTGGGCGTTCAATGTCGGGATCGGGAAGATGAGGTCCACTTCTCCGGTACGAAGCATGTTCACCCGGGTGGCTGCTTCCTGAACCGGTCGGAATGTGATCTGTTCGACGTTCGCGAGTTCGTCCTGATTCCAGTAGTCAGGGTTCCGTTCCACGATGACGTGCTCACCGTCGCGCCACTCGACGAAGGTGAACGGACCGGTTCCGACGG
This genomic window from [Bacillus] selenitireducens MLS10 contains:
- a CDS encoding ABC transporter ATP-binding protein, whose protein sequence is MASPEETPLLDVKDLKIYFEKKRGLFKKEITQVKAVDGISFQIQEGETLGLVGESGCGKSTTGRGISQLIPPTEGDVLFQGENLAGLSRNDLRKKRRDMQMVFQDPYSSLNPRLTVEDILAEPLKAHGVKNRQERLEKINAMLDVVGLNRNYAYRYAHEFSGGQRQRIGIARALILNPKLIIADEPVAALDVSIQAQILNLLKDLQEEFQLTYLFISHDLSVVRHLTNRLAVMYLGRMAEIGNTEKIFSNPLHPYTQTLLSAIPVSNPRHKRERIILKGDVPSPVNPPKGCAFAGRCPKVFDRCYEERPSLLTIDDDHQVACHLYDDQSGGEPS
- the nikB gene encoding nickel ABC transporter permease, whose amino-acid sequence is MLQFVLRRVLGMIPILLVVTIIAFLFVHLTPGDPIRIMYGAEIDQETYELMREREGFNDPLYVQYGRYMYDIVIEQDFGQSYRTRSDVSEEVIRRFGYTFALTMLSMFWAILIGVTVGIISATKRNSLLDRIGMVSTITALSIPEFWFGLMMMQVFAVSLGWFPTSGSGTWLHIILPSLTLGFGVAATIVRFTRSSVLEVLREDFVRTARAKGQKERVVIWSHVLRNALIPVVTMAGLQFGFLIGGAVVVEQVFAWPGLGSYLIDGILTRDYPVVQALILLFSFQFLMINLLVDISYGFLNPQIRYD
- a CDS encoding glutathione ABC transporter substrate-binding protein; translated protein: MKASQWLTSLTIGGLAVTLAACGGNNDGNEETADDLNHDPVNEAEPDNDENNENAESDGDTQDELTVGIEAEPTSMDPQNTTDGNSATVQSTMFEGLLRFDENMNIVNVLAEDYDYSDDATEITFFLREDVTFHDGTAFDAEAVKENLDFVRDEENGLARSSFFSFIDDVVVEDDLTVTIVSEEPNSAMASYMAHSSASMKSVEQIEMKLDDPDYNLDREGAVGTGPFTFVEWRDGEHVIVERNPDYWNQDELANVEQITFRPVQEAATRVNMLRTGEVDLIFPIPTLNAQELEQEEGIDLYTGPTTDLFYIGMNFEQEKYQDLAVRQAMNHAVDKDGLIAQVLDGYGIVADSAIAPNVYGYAEQPIYEYDVALAEELLEGSDQAGGFEATLWTRNNTEFITVAEYVAIQLEEIGISVNVEPFEAGTLFDMLDAGEGTDLWIGRWSPGTGEADYGLRPNFASDRVPPNFNNSGFYINEELDAMFDEAISTPDEEEALSIYADIQEKIYQDAPWVFLHIPDAIIAKSEDLHGIYILPSGAVQMNLAEFR
- a CDS encoding ABC transporter ATP-binding protein, which translates into the protein MSEPLLNVQNLEVTFSSDGKETAVVDGVSFHINKGETLGIVGESGCGKSVTSLSIMRLIPSPPGKIAGGAILFEGENLLGLPEKKMRQIRGNIISMIFQEPMTSLNPVFSIGRQIDEVLLLHNNISTVQARKRSIEMLKMVGIPRAEKIYTSFPYELSGGMRQRVMIAIGLACQPKLLIADEPTTALDVTIQAQILDLMQDLKERTDTSIMFITHDLGVVAEMCDRVVVMYAGQVVETTDVDTLFNDPKHPYTLGLLGSIPNVEEKIDRLEAIPGQVPQPGSITQGCRFRDRCPEAFERCAEENPPLIAVSDTHQCRCWLHSEEQEAMHHGQS
- a CDS encoding ABC transporter permease subunit codes for the protein MAHPTKKNSPFRIFLRKFLKQRLAVFAFFVVMFIMMVGLFGSHFSPYDPHRPVTAQYPEMGIDIQNITSERLLFTASLSDGTSQSENELQELTGETEERRVAAVRRTQSGIQVTANANGSTLVFVESGPVRSAVQVLVEGEFPVDDTPALSSLHLTADTENPSPGQTATIDVIARFTDGSELTGLDAVRDYVNETYGEEEEEDDSGFQTGSVDADDDQPFRFVSQTEETLTVDEDGQVTFIEEGEGVVQLVAGDISAAIQFDIGNTGTEPIVTSIEMDNAVVELVDAYKHQEPSAMHLFGTDHQNRDIFSRVIHGTQETLLIGFVSVAIGTVVGTILGLLAGYYGGWLDSLITRMTDILLAFPGILLAIAVIAFLGAGITNIIIAVAVFTIPVFVRIVRGSTLSLKESTYVEAARSIGVRNSVIIFRHIFPGTLSVVMVYLTMRIGVAILIGAALSFLGLGGDITAPEWGSMLSAAKDNSSTIFHATFFPGLAIVITVLSFNIFGDGLRDALDPKLKE